The Henckelia pumila isolate YLH828 unplaced genomic scaffold, ASM3356847v2 CTG_627:::fragment_1, whole genome shotgun sequence genome includes a region encoding these proteins:
- the LOC140873508 gene encoding protein FAR1-RELATED SEQUENCE 7-like has protein sequence MNLELLGNIMTVRTKPSPLVNGHRNDGESKMEPYVGLEFDSAEEAQEFYNIYASQVGFNIRTGQLYRSRVDGAIISRKFVCSKEGFQTNSRTGCPAFIRVQKVDSGKWVLANIKKEHNHAFEVSGEVSPPQVERKSFPTPRSSAGGARRTGIRSYENDDLSDVDVKRQKSEGMDEYVGSSCEPYKGLEFISANEAYKFYNTFAATAGFKVRIGQLFRSKHDGSITSRRFVCSKEGRQHPSRVGCGAYMRIQRQESGRWVVDRLQKEHNHEFGNLTAPSGPVTVASKGYREEGSSCLENLDLVETNGGLSLVKRVHESKIGTDWYNMLLEYFQSRQSEDTGFFYSVEIRDGKGMNIFWADSRSRFSCAQFGDAIVFDTTYRRSNYLVPFASFVGVNHHRQPVLLGCALIADESEESFTWIFKAWLKAMLGRRPLSVIADQDTNIQRAIAQVFAGTHHRFSAWQILVKEKENLGALLSMNTEFKYEYETCIFQSQTASEFDSAWNMIMNKYNLRENAWLKEMYRMRKSWVPLYVKGTFFAGIPVDGSLKLYFGTLLTAETPLNEFVVRYEKALENCREEERKEDFNSYNLQAVLHTKDPIEEQCRSLYTVTMFKIFQKELLECYSYVGIKINVEGAINRYLVQKCGNGDERNTIAFNSSNLNISCSCRMFEFEGVLCRHALKVFQIMNIKELPSRYILHRWSKNAKYGILRDADSGGDLQDLKPLMLWSLREEARNYIEAGVASLERYKLAFEIMQEGRRNFCWQN, from the coding sequence ATGAATTTGGAGTTGCTGGGAAATATCATGACTGTCAGGACAAAGCCATCACCTCTAGTTAATGGGCATCGGAATGATGGAGAATCTAAGATGGAACCTTATGTGGGGTTAGAGTTTGATTCGGCTGAAGAAGCACAAGAATTTTACAATATCTATGCTAGTCAAGTGGGGTTCAATATCAGGACCGGGCAGCTTTATAGGTCCAGAGTTGATGGTGCTATCATTTCCCGGAAATTTGTGTGTTCGAAGGAGGGATTTCAGACAAACTCACGAACTGGTTGTCCGGCTTTCATAAGAGTGCAGAAGGTTGATTCTGGGAAATGGGTCTTAGCTAATATAAAGAAGGAACATAATCATGCATTTGAAGTCTCTGGAGAAGTTAGTCCACCACAGGTAGAGAGGAAGAGTTTTCCAACTCCACGATCATCAGCAGGTGGAGCTAGAAGGACAGGAATCAGATCATATGAGAATGATGATCTATCTGATGTTGATGTAAAAAGGCAAAAGAGTGAAGGAATGGATGAATATGTAGGGTCCTCTTGTGAACCTTACAAAGGTCTTGAATTCATTTCTGCCAATGAAGCGTACAAATTCTACAACACTTTTGCTGCTACTGCTGGGTTCAAAGTAAGGATCGGCCAATTATTCCGCTCTAAACATGATGGATCAATCACATCTCGAAGATTTGTGTGCTCAAAGGAAGGGCGTCAGCATCCTTCAAGGGTTGGCTGTGGAGCATACATGAGAATTCAAAGACAAGAATCAGGAAGGTGGGTGGTTGATCGTCTTCAGAAAGAACACAATCATGAATTTGGCAATCTGACAGCTCCTAGTGGACCAGTGACTGTGGCATCAAAGGGATACAGAGAGGAAGGAAGCAGTTGTTTGGAAAACTTGGATTTGGTTGAAACAAATGGAGGCCTCAGCCTTGTCAAACGAGTTCATGAAAGCAAAATTGGAACTGACTGGTATAATATGCTTCTTGAATACTTTCAATCTCGGCAATCTGAAGATACAGGGTTCTTTTACTCTGTGGAAATCCGTGATGGCAAAGGTATGAATATTTTCTGGGCTGATTCACGATCTAGGTTTTCCTGTGCGCAGTTTGGAGATGCAATTGTATTTGATACAACATATAGGAGAAGTAATTATTTGGTTCCATTTGCTTCATTTGTTGGTGTCAACCATCATCGTCAACCAGTTCTTCTTGGTTGTGCTTTAATTGCCGATGAATCCGAGGAGTCGTTTACTTGGATCTTTAAGGCTTGGCTTAAAGCAATGTTGGGACGTCGCCCTTTGTCAGTAATAGCCGATCAGGACACAAACATTCAACGTGCAATTGCACAAGTTTTTGCTGGGACACATCATCGATTTTCTGCCTGGCAAATTCTCGTTAAAGAGAAGGAGAATTTGGGTGCATTACTCTCCATGAATACCGAGTTCAAATATGAATATGAAACTTGCATTTTCCAAAGTCAGACGGCCAGTGAATTTGATTCTGCTTGGAACATGattatgaataaatataatctgAGAGAGAATGCATGGCTTAAAGAGATGTATAGAATGCGTAAAAGTTGGGTTCCCTTGTACGTAAAGGGAACGTTCTTTGCTGGAATCCCAGTGGATGGAAGCTTAAAGTTGTATTTCGGTACACTTTTGACTGCAGAAACACCTCTGAATGAATTTGTTGTGAGGTATGAGAAAGCTCTGGAAAATTGCCGTGAAGAGGAAAGAAAGGAAGATTTCAACTCATATAATTTGCAAGCAGTTTTGCACACCAAAGACCCAATAGAAGAGCAATGTAGAAGTCTTTACACAGTCACAATGTTCAAAATTTTTCAGAAGGAGCTTCTGGAATGCTACAGTTATGTTGGAATAAAGATAAATGTTGAAGGAGCCATTAATAGATATCTTGTGCAAAAGTGTGGAAATGGTGATGAGAGGAACACCATCGCCTTTAATTCATCGAATCTGAATATCAGTTGCAGCTGTAGAATGTTTGAATTTGAAGGTGTTCTTTGTAGGCATGCTCTGAAGGTGTTccaaataatgaatataaaggAGCTTCCATCTCGCTACATCTTGCATCGATGGAGTAAAAATGCAAAATATGGTATACTAAGAGATGCTGATTCAGGAGGTGACCTGCAAGATCTTAAACCTTTGATGCTGTGGAGTTTAAGAGAAGAGGCTCGGAATTATATCGAAGCTGGAGTTGCATCTTTAGAAAGATACAAACTTGCTTTTGAGATCATGCAGGAGGGTAGAAGGAATTTCTGTTGGCAGAACTAG